A stretch of Lactuca sativa cultivar Salinas chromosome 6, Lsat_Salinas_v11, whole genome shotgun sequence DNA encodes these proteins:
- the LOC111914211 gene encoding diacylglycerol O-acyltransferase 3, producing the protein MEVAGVVLRQAPCFSSSGGDAFNSLHLHSFPKMKPARSFCLKQSFNVKSLVASVGFDEFSDKSHLQYYNGPMMAVKEKDIASKKKDMKKKLKLLKGLSKNLSTFSDMGFGLNPDDGLDHQVKGQMISEATEVLLGQLQKLKAEEMESKRMKKEEKAKKKAAKMMMVCNESSSSSESSCSSESDCENMVDMKQLKTVTTPKVILQEVTPSPSPSPSLSITEIPGLIPSDVLVSVDEGINKIEVCMGGKCKKSGAEMLLENFQKAVGGGEAAVVGCKCMGKCRDAPNVRVGNGGPVCIGVGVEDVDSIVSNFFGGSRRCGSDMVPAMYGV; encoded by the exons ATGGAGGTCGCCGGCGTTGTACTCCGTCAGGCTCCGTGCTTCTCTTCGAGCGGTGGTGATGCCTTCAACTCCCTGCACTTGCACTCTTTTCCGAAGATGAAACCGGCCAGATCTTTCTGTCTTAAACAATCATTCAATGTGAAGTCCCTTGTTGCTTCCGTGGGTTTTGATGAGTTTTCCGACAAGAGCCACTTACAATATTATAACGGGCCGATGATGGCTGTAAAGGAGAAAGATATTGCTTCAAAGAAGAAAGATATGAAGAAGAAACTGAAACTGCTCAAGGGTTTGTCCAAGAATTTGTCTACTTTCTCTGATATGGGCTTCGGTTTGAATCCTGATGATGGGTTGGATCACCAAGTTAAGGGACAGATGATCTCG GAAGCAACAGAGGTGTTACTTGGACAATTACAGAAGCTAAAAGCAGAGGAGATGGAATCGAAGAGGATGAAGAAAGAAGAGAAGGCGAAGAAGAAAGCTGCCAAGATGATGATGGTTTGCAATGAGTCGTCGTCTTCGTCGGAGAGTTCTTGTTCTTCAGAATCTGACTGTGAGAACATGGTTGATATGAAGCAGCTCAAAACAGTAACAACCCCAAAAGTCATCCTTCAAGAAGtaacaccatcaccatcaccatcaccatctttGAGTATCACGGAAATCCCAGGCTTGATTCCTAGCGACGTATTGGTTAGTGTTGATGAGGGAATTAACAAGATAGAGGTTTGCATGGGTGGGAAGTGCAAGAAATCTGGAGCTGAAATGTTGCTGGAGAATTTTCAGAAGGCGGTAGGAGGCGGAGAAGCGGCGGTGGTGGGTTGCAAGTGTATGGGTAAGTGCAGAGATGCTCCGAATGTGAGGGTAGGCAATGGGGGTCCGGTGTGCATCGGAGTTGGAGTGGAGGATGTTGATTCGATTGTGAGTAATTTCTTTGGTGGCAGTCGGAGATGTGGTTCTGATATGGTTCCGGCGATGTATGGTGTTTGA
- the LOC122194881 gene encoding zinc finger BED domain-containing protein RICESLEEPER 2-like, with the protein MNGDLLRMRFCAHILNLIVQDGLSLIKFEIERIRENVAFWSASPKREQNFVIAAEQLRIRYSKKLILDCKTRWKSTFLMLSVAISYKEVFDQIGYSLREWTKSLIEEIRDMVDQMVSQFNKYWFVIHGIMGMAAVLDPRYKLKFVELLLPVLYGEEKAKIELQNLESFVQTLFQEYESSVYGGSVPDSSSFGSSISSGNRVGFNKILSDIASITRDDDESGGMSELDNYLKEKLLPKDMEIDLLAWWKTNGIKYPTLQRIAKDILAIPVSTVASESAFSTSGRLRPRQIAVQLNLIMMWKR; encoded by the exons ATGAATGGTGATTTGCTTCGTATGCGTTTCTGTGCACATATTCTCAATCTTATTGTCCAAGATGGCTTATCTCTAATTAAATTTGAGATTGAGAGAATCAGAGAGAATGTTGCATTTTGGTCTGCATCACCAAAGAGGGAGCAAAATTTTGTGATAGCAGCAGAACAGTTGCGAATACGATACTCGAAGAAGTTGATACTTGACTGCAAGACGCGGTGGAAATCTACATTCTTGATGTTGAGTGTTGCTATAAGCTACAAAGAAGTTTTCGATCAG ATTGGGTATTCTTTGCGTGAGTGGACGAAATCTCTTATTGAGGAGATTAGGGATATGGTTGACCAAATGGTTTCTCAGTTCAATAAGTATTGGTTTGTAATTCATGGGATAATGGGAATGGCAGCGGTTTTAGATCCACGATACAAGTTAAAGTTTGTGGAGTTACTTTTGCCTGTGCTTTATGGAGAAGAAAAGGCAAAGATTGAACTTCAAAATTTGGAGTCGTTTGTCCAAACTTTGTTTCAAGAGTATGAGTCAA GTGTTTATGGTGGTTCAGTTCCCGATTCATCTTCATTTGGTTCTAGTATCTCTTCTGGTAATCGTGTTGGATTCAATAAGATCTTATCGGATATTGCTTCTATTACTAGAGATGATGATGAATCAGGAGGTATGAGTGAGTTGGATAACTACTTGAAGGAGAAATTGTTGCCTAAAGACATGGAAATTGATTTGTTGGCGTGGTGGAAAACAAATGGGATTAAGTACCCGACACTACAAAGGATAGCTAAAGATATATTAGCTATTCCTGTTTCCACTGTTGCCTCGGAATCAGCTTTCAGCACTAGTGGAAGATta AGACCGAGGCAAATTGCCGTTCAGTTGAATTTGATTATGATGTGGAAGAGGTAA